Proteins encoded within one genomic window of Methanothrix harundinacea 6Ac:
- a CDS encoding YHS domain-containing protein has product MAIDPVCKMTVDEKTAKFKTEYKGTAYYFCAPGCKKAFEKDPERYLKS; this is encoded by the coding sequence TTGGCTATAGATCCGGTATGCAAGATGACCGTCGACGAGAAGACGGCTAAGTTCAAGACCGAGTATAAAGGGACAGCCTACTACTTCTGCGCCCCAGGGTGCAAGAAGGCCTTCGAGAAGGACCCCGAGAGGTACCTGAAGAGCTGA
- a CDS encoding dihydrolipoyl dehydrogenase gives MKKYDVIVVGSGAGMIIVSRGIRAGMRIALVDHGPMGGTCLNNGCIPSKVLIYPADVVRTLEAARAVGVEARVERIDFDLIMRRMRAVVDEGRRGMERSAERAEGLDWYRGWGEFVGDFLIKIGDETITAPRIFIASGSRPLVPPIPGLAEAGYLDNVSVLSLQRPPESLIILGGGYLASEYAHFFSALGTKVTILGRNRMLLKDEDPEICEIVKRRLSRYVDVRTGHEAVKVEVKGGKKVVSALDLASDAVREFAAEEVMVALGRRSNSDILKPEKTGVEVDRSGWIVVNDRMETRREGIWTFGDAIGKHMFRHTANREARVAWDNAFGSTSREMDYHAVPHAVFTYPQVGSVGMTEAEAKAAGYKVLVGRAEYGDVTKGYAMAEEESLVKVVVNAGDGRILGCSIAGSGAAELVQQVVYLMNAGDRDSGPIGRALVIHPATSEVVARAFANLLPPKEEMKGDIREGIIR, from the coding sequence ATGAAGAAGTACGACGTCATAGTCGTCGGCTCCGGCGCCGGGATGATCATCGTCTCCCGGGGGATCCGGGCCGGGATGAGGATCGCCCTCGTCGACCACGGCCCCATGGGGGGGACCTGCCTCAACAACGGCTGCATCCCCTCGAAGGTTCTGATCTACCCCGCCGACGTGGTCCGGACCCTGGAGGCGGCCCGGGCCGTCGGGGTGGAGGCCCGGGTCGAGAGGATCGACTTCGACCTCATCATGAGGCGGATGCGCGCCGTCGTCGATGAGGGTAGACGCGGCATGGAAAGGTCCGCCGAGAGGGCCGAGGGCCTCGACTGGTACCGGGGATGGGGGGAGTTCGTCGGAGACTTTCTGATCAAGATCGGCGATGAGACGATCACCGCCCCTAGGATCTTCATCGCCTCGGGGTCGAGGCCGCTCGTCCCCCCCATCCCCGGCCTCGCGGAGGCGGGGTACCTAGACAACGTCTCAGTCCTCTCGCTACAGCGCCCTCCTGAGAGCCTCATCATCCTCGGCGGGGGATACCTCGCCTCCGAGTACGCCCACTTCTTCTCTGCCCTGGGTACGAAGGTGACGATCCTGGGCAGAAACCGGATGCTTCTCAAGGACGAGGACCCCGAGATCTGCGAGATCGTAAAGAGACGTCTCTCCAGATACGTCGACGTCAGGACCGGACACGAGGCGGTGAAGGTGGAGGTGAAAGGAGGCAAAAAGGTCGTATCCGCCCTGGACCTCGCCTCCGACGCCGTCAGAGAGTTCGCCGCCGAGGAGGTGATGGTCGCCCTGGGGAGGAGGAGCAACTCCGACATCCTGAAGCCGGAGAAGACGGGGGTCGAGGTCGACCGCTCCGGCTGGATCGTGGTGAACGACCGGATGGAGACGAGACGGGAGGGGATCTGGACCTTCGGCGACGCCATCGGAAAGCATATGTTCAGGCATACAGCCAACCGCGAGGCGAGGGTCGCCTGGGACAACGCCTTCGGCTCCACCAGCCGGGAGATGGACTACCACGCCGTCCCTCACGCCGTCTTCACCTACCCCCAGGTGGGGTCGGTGGGGATGACGGAGGCGGAGGCGAAGGCCGCCGGATATAAGGTCCTGGTGGGGAGGGCGGAGTACGGGGACGTCACCAAGGGGTATGCCATGGCGGAGGAGGAGAGCCTGGTGAAGGTCGTCGTCAATGCCGGAGACGGCCGGATCCTCGGCTGCTCCATCGCCGGGAGCGGGGCGGCGGAGCTCGTCCAGCAGGTCGTCTACCTGATGAACGCCGGCGACCGCGACAGCGGGCCGATCGGGAGGGCTCTGGTGATCCACCCGGCCACAAGCGAGGTCGTCGCCCGAGCCTTCGCCAACCTGTTGCCGCCTAAAGAGGAGATGAAAGGGGACATAAGAGAGGGCATTATAAGATGA